From the Moorena sp. SIOASIH genome, the window CCACGCATTCCAAAACCGCAGCTAGCCCCTTGACCAGCAGCAATGCCACGACCTACACGGCGTCGGCGCTTTTTGGAGCCTTGTTTGGGGACTGCATCATTGATTCTCATCGTTTTTTGTAAGGATAAAAATGTTTTTTTTTGATTGACGGCTGACGCTAAACCGTCAACCTTGAGCATATTACTTTTATTTCTACCTACCTGGTTTTTAATTTATGCATAGATTTGTTCAAGGGGAATGTCCCGTTCTTGAGCCACCTCTGAAAATGTGCGCAGGGAATCAAGAGAGTTGATTGCTGCTCTAGCATTATTGAGGGGGTTATTGGAACCAAGCTGTTTAGCTAAGACATTTTTAACTCCAGCTAACTCAAGTACTGTACGGACAGCACCACCAGCAATCACCCCAGTTCCGGGAGCAGCAGGTCGCATGATCACTTTGGCTCCCACCGCCCTACCTCTAGAGGGGTGAGGAATGGAATTAGTTTTGGTTAAGGGTACATCAATGAGTTG encodes:
- the rpsE gene encoding 30S ribosomal protein S5, whose translation is MANRRKSNRSKEKESNWQERVIQIRRVSKVVKGGKKLSFRAIVVVGNEKGQVGVGVGKASDVIGAVRKGVADAKKQLIDVPLTKTNSIPHPSRGRAVGAKVIMRPAAPGTGVIAGGAVRTVLELAGVKNVLAKQLGSNNPLNNARAAINSLDSLRTFSEVAQERDIPLEQIYA